The Opitutaceae bacterium nucleotide sequence GAGATCCCGGAACGGTCTCTTCTCGCCCACGCTCCCCAGGTGGTGGACGACTTTGTCATCCGGGTGCCGGTGGGTCGGGCGCCGTTGGTCGAGCCGGTGGGCGCGAAGGATCTTGGGCTGGCCATCGATATCGGGACAACCACGGTGGCCGTCCTGCTCACCCATCTGGAAAGCGGCGAGATCCTCTCGCGGGCCAGCGGGTTCAACCAGCAGATGAAGCACGGCGACAATGTGCTGACCCGGATCCAGTACTGCTACGGCCAGCCAATTCATCTTGCCGGGATGCAACAAGCGATTGCCGTGGAGACGCTGCTGCCGCTGGTTCATCTCGCAATGGAACGGGCCGGCGCAGGCCTGGATCGGCTGGCCTGCGTGGCGGTCGCGGGAAACACCACCATGCTCCATCTTCTGACCGGGGTTGATCCGACCTCGATGGGAGTGGCCCCTTTCACCCCGACCTTCATCGAGGAGCAGCGCATCTCGGGGCGCGAGTTGGGGTGGGCCGAGCCCGGTCTTTCGGATCTTCCCGTTCACCTGTTGCCCGGCTATTCGGCTTATGTCGGCGCGGATCTCGCCGCCGGAGTATTTGCGACCGGGATGGCGTATGCGGATCAGACCGTCCTGCTGGTGGATGTCGGAACGAATGGGGAGATTGTCCTGCGCCGGGGGGATCGACTCTATGCCTGTGCGACCGCGGCCGGACCGGCCTTTGAGGGATCCGGCCTGAGCTCGGGGGTGCGGGCGTCCCGCGGGGCCATCTCCGGAATCCGGATCGGAAGGACCGAACCCCTGGTGGCCTTTGACCGGATCGGCGCCGAGGATCACAAGCTGGCCACCGGCATCTGCGGAACAGGTTACATCGACTTCCTGGCGGAAGGCCGCCGGGCCGGCCTGCTCACGACCTCGGGCCGCTTCGAGGCGTCCTGGATAAATGGATATCCGGAGCGTTTCGGCCATGGCGAGTTCGGCCGCAGGATGGTGATTGACCGGAGGGGCAGTATCGAGGTTGTCGTTTCCGAGGTGGATGTCTCGTCGCTTCTTCAGGCCAAGGCCGCCATTGCGGCCGGGATCGTCTCCCTGCTCGCCCGTGAAGGACTCAAGCCGGAGGACGTCGACCGGGTGGATCTGGCCGGCGGTTTCGGACGGCATCTCTCCGCCCGCAATGCGGTCGATTGCGGGCTGCTTCCGGGGTTCGACCCGGACCGGATCGAGGCGGTCGGCAACACCTCCCTGGCCGGGGCCTACCTCGCCCTGATCGATCGCACTTCCCTGGTGGAGATGGATCGCAATCGTCG carries:
- a CDS encoding ASKHA domain-containing protein, with product MTIDLSLPDGSREELVSEPSDLRGTLADFLARRGHPLNTRCNQRGLCRGCTVRLLEGEALVDRGRTRLDASAGPREIKACEVQLEGNRGVVRLEIPERSLLAHAPQVVDDFVIRVPVGRAPLVEPVGAKDLGLAIDIGTTTVAVLLTHLESGEILSRASGFNQQMKHGDNVLTRIQYCYGQPIHLAGMQQAIAVETLLPLVHLAMERAGAGLDRLACVAVAGNTTMLHLLTGVDPTSMGVAPFTPTFIEEQRISGRELGWAEPGLSDLPVHLLPGYSAYVGADLAAGVFATGMAYADQTVLLVDVGTNGEIVLRRGDRLYACATAAGPAFEGSGLSSGVRASRGAISGIRIGRTEPLVAFDRIGAEDHKLATGICGTGYIDFLAEGRRAGLLTTSGRFEASWINGYPERFGHGEFGRRMVIDRRGSIEVVVSEVDVSSLLQAKAAIAAGIVSLLAREGLKPEDVDRVDLAGGFGRHLSARNAVDCGLLPGFDPDRIEAVGNTSLAGAYLALIDRTSLVEMDRNRRTVEIVELNLEPDFEDNYVDALSLP